The sequence below is a genomic window from Bos taurus isolate L1 Dominette 01449 registration number 42190680 breed Hereford chromosome 7, ARS-UCD2.0, whole genome shotgun sequence.
AGTGTCACAATTACTGATTCTCAGGCTCTGAGCAATGCAGTCAAGGGCACTTCATCTGCCCCAAGACAATTGGCCTTTTTATAGCTACTATTCCATAGACTCTCTTCAGAGCCCTCTTTATGTCTTTGTTCCTCAGACTGTAGATGAATgggttcagcatgggtgtgaccacagtgtacatcaccGAGGCCGTTGCACTTGAGTCTGAGCTGTGTGTAGCAGCAGAGCTAAGGTACACTCCTAGGCTCgtacaataaaataataagacaACTGAGAGATGAGATGCACAAGTGGAAAATGCTTTAAACTTTCCCTGAGTTGATGAGATTCTTCGTATGGAAGAGACTATCTTAGAGTAAGAGTAAAGGATACCAGCAAATGGCCCACCAGCTAGTAGCACTGATGCCAAATACATCACCATGTCATTAAGAAAGGTATCAGAACAGGCAAGTTGGACCATCTGATTGAGTTCACAAAAAAAGTGGGGAATTTCCACCTCTGTACAGAAGGTCAGCTGCAAGGCCATTAAAGTTTGTAACAAGGAATACATAGCACTCATCATCCAGGACACCAATACCAGCAGTCCACAGAGCCGTGGGTTCATGATGACTGTGTAGTGCAGGGGGTGGCATATGGCCACAAAGCGATCATAGGCCATCACTGTCAGGAGGAAGTCATCTAATCCTGCAAAGAATATGTAAAAATACACCTGGACGAGGCAGCCTTCATAGGTTATAACTTTGCTCTGGTTCTCGATGTTCTGCAGTATctttgggatggtggtggaggtgaagcagatgtctacaaaggacaagttggagaggaagaagtacatgggggtgtgaagGTGGGAGTCAGAGATGGTGAccaggatgatgagcaggtttCCAAACACAGCAATCAGGTACATGGAGAGGAAAAGCCCATAGATGAGGGGCTGCAATTTTGGATCTTTTGAGAATCCCAggagaaaaaattcagaaaagtgtGTATTGTTACCTGGTTCCATGTGGTGGAGGTGACTACCAGGAAAAACGAAAATAAGATGAgtaattttcatacaaattggCATAACTCACATAGTGCAATTTCTATTTTGCTctcaataaattaattttaatatcttgCATTTAGAAAAGTTCCATTTCATCTCTACCTGGGCATTTTTGACCCCTTCTCAGCATATTCCCAAAGAAAATCATGCATTCTACAGTAGTAATGAGAAATAGTTTCATACATTTGAAGAATATATATTAAGTGTCAATCGTGTTCAAAAGCAcatattgtttagtcgctaagccggATCTGGCACTTTTGAGACTCCccagactgtatgtagcctgccaagcacctctgtccatgggatttcccaggcaagaatactgcaatgggttgccatttccttctccgggtgatcttctcaatccagggattgaacctgcctctcctgcattgccagatagattctctaccactgagccacctgtcaagtccttccaaaaaatacaGGTAACAAATAGATGGTGCTGAAAAACAAAAGTGTTCACAATCCAGTGATGGTGAAAGATGATGTGTAAAAAGAATATGTCAAGTAATAACAGTTGGtatgaagaaaacaaagctaGATATAAAAGAGAGTAGTAGGAGGTATTTTCATGTACTGAGTGTTCAGGTAAGGCCAGCAAACAAGGTGATAGTTGAACAGAGAGCtcaagaaagggagagaaagatcTAGTATGATATCAAGAGAAATATGTGCATGGCAAGGGAATGGCCACTACAAAAGACCTAAGGAAAATGCTTGTTCTTTGCATTTTATGAATTTAGTTGCAAAAGCATCCTGTGAATTAAAGCATCTCCCATCCTTAGTACCTTCTGCTGACTGAGGTCTGGGATCCGTGATATAGGGCACCTTAATATATGAGTCCAAGCGCCTCTGCTTTAAGAACTGCTCTCAAGGCACAAGCTCACACacaagcgcacacacacacacacacacatgcacactctcaCACCATGTCCTCCTGGGCTTTGTTCCTACCACACATTTCTCACCCAGAACCACACTCCTCACACCATATACCATTATAACTCAAGCTGATTATGTCAGATCATCTTTCTTCTACAGAATGTATAAATGGTACCCAGAAATTCCAGTTCACAGACTACCCATAGACCAATAAACTTGAGGTTCATTTTTATGATCACTTTCAGCtttgtatttaaagaaatataaaaaaataagtgtgtgtgtgtgaaagagaggcggagggagagagaagagagggaaatgAAATAGACATTAGGGGGTAAAAGATTTAACAAGCTCTAATAGTCCCTGAGACTACATGATGAATTAAACCTTCCTTTGTTTGGCAACATTCCAATTCCAGTTATCTCTACTTGATGcccaggaaaaataattttcaaaaagaaaaatacatgtttaCCTTGACAGAACAGTTATACTTTTATAATGAATGAAACCTGAAATATTTGACTACCCcaaaagaaaaatgggcaaagtaaataaagtgaagtgaagtctcttagtcgtgtctgactctttgcgaccccatggactgtagcccaccaggctcctccaaccatggaattttccaggcaagagtactggagtgggttgtcatttccttctccaggggatcttcttgacacatggatagaacccaggtctccctcattgcaggcagatgctttaccatctgagccaccaacaaaAATGAGTATccaaaggaaaacaacaaaacctaaatgtgttttatataaaGCAATAGAAGACATTTTCCCAAAATCTTTTCCATGTCTTTGACCAATTTTTTACTGTTCTATAGGGAATGAGGCAAGCTCTTTCCCAGTTTTCTTATGGGGCATCGTGTGTTTGTTATTCTTGGAGTTTAAGCACTGTcatattcttaaaataaatctgaTGAGCATACCCCAATGTTATCCTGGTCTTTGTTCAACACGCAAAAGGCTTTTCAAACTGTACTCTGACACAATGTCAATCCATCCTTTTGTCCTGAATAAATTTTTCCATAGGATTCATGCCTGAAGATGTTATATTATAATAGATGTTCATTGTACTATTACTTTACCATGACAATGCAAAATCCTAATCATCAAAGACTTCAACTGCTATGgtcactattttttttccccataatatCCGTTTATTATCACAATCTGTACATATCtgtagttgtttttctcttttaattcctATTATTGTTGAccaatagcttttcttttttttaatataaatttatttattttaattgga
It includes:
- the OR7A77 gene encoding olfactory receptor 7A17, translated to MEPGNNTHFSEFFLLGFSKDPKLQPLIYGLFLSMYLIAVFGNLLIILVTISDSHLHTPMYFFLSNLSFVDICFTSTTIPKILQNIENQSKVITYEGCLVQVYFYIFFAGLDDFLLTVMAYDRFVAICHPLHYTVIMNPRLCGLLVLVSWMMSAMYSLLQTLMALQLTFCTEVEIPHFFCELNQMVQLACSDTFLNDMVMYLASVLLAGGPFAGILYSYSKIVSSIRRISSTQGKFKAFSTCASHLSVVLLFYCTSLGVYLSSAATHSSDSSATASVMYTVVTPMLNPFIYSLRNKDIKRALKRVYGIVAIKRPIVLGQMKCP